The stretch of DNA TTGCATATTTGTATGGTGATCGGGGATGGTACCCAAAAGGGGTATTGATAGGGGCAGACACTTAATTTATTTTTAATTCATAAAGCAAATGGGAAGATCAGCAAAGCAACTCACCAAACGGGAACTGGAAGTACTGGCCGGATTGGCTAAAGGCTATTTGTACAAAGAGATCTCTCATCACCTGTCTATATCCCTCGATACGGTAAAGAAACACTGTAAGAACATTTACCAAAAACTGAACGTGCGTAACCGGACCGAAGCCGCCAATTATTTCAATTCCAGGAAAGCAGCGTAATCCCCTTATTGCAGAAACTGTTTCATTAAACACCAAAACTTATAAGCATGAAAAAAATCTTACTTACTCCCATTCTTTTTTTTTGTTTACA from Chitinophagaceae bacterium encodes:
- a CDS encoding response regulator transcription factor; protein product: MGRSAKQLTKRELEVLAGLAKGYLYKEISHHLSISLDTVKKHCKNIYQKLNVRNRTEAANYFNSRKAA